AGGTCCAAGGCGAATCGCATGATCTTTCACCCAAGAGTCATATACCGTGTCTTCTGAAGTTTTCAAAGGATAATCGCCTCATTTTTGTTTGCAAAGCCAGTGCAGTTCCCTTCGAGATGTGTAGTGGAAATTGGAATTGCGTGATTGTAGTTGTATAATCGTTTCCAGGCTTTTAGCTGTTGTGAGGCAAGTCGACGCTTGGTACAGGGAAAGCTTATGGGCATGGCAATTTGATTAGTGGGGATGAATCTTCCTGAATGATCAGAATCAGTATCTGTTTAGTGACTTCATATGTTTTCTTAGAGAAATTGTATCCAATTCAACGGATGCTGATggttgtcctttttcttttctgtcttccataggaaataaaaatatgatGATTGTCCCCTCTTCTTGGctgattttttttgcaatttcaacGGAGTAGTTGCAACTACTGTTTGGGAATCATTGACCAAGTGGGTCTCTACAATCTCGGGTTGATACGTTCGAACGATGCGCTCACGCATTGCATCAAGCTCACGTTCTCGTTGTAGTGTTGTGTACGGACTCTCATCTGGGTGAGCAATAATGGCTCAGTCCCGAGACTAATGCACGTGGGTGTGGTCATGTGTCGGGACAGAGTACACATTGCACTTCTAGATTACTGTTCCGAAAATGGGCAACACGGGAGATACGAAAGCCTTTATTTAGTCACGAGTTCAATGATGATACTAACCACGAAGTTACACGACTACCGGGTAATCAGCAGGTCGTGCCGCCGCTATTTCGAGCACAACATTCAACCACACTCCAGGAAAACACACAGAAAGCAACCACTACTAGAGGGTCCGCCACTAGAGAGATCAACAAGAGGGAAATGGAGAGCCACACTGGATTGCCACCTTCCTGGAATTAGGAGAGTTGATGAGCTTCTGGAGGTTGGGGTTCTTCATGTACTGGCAAAGGCAAGGCTTTTGCTCCTTGAGCTTGGCACAGCACATGGCCGATGGCGGGCTCGAGGAGCTTATCGCACTAGCGCATGAACTCAGCTGCATTGGGTCACAAGTGACCGCAGTCGACGGCTCCGGTTTCACAAGCAAAAACATCAGGACGATGCACAAGACGTATTTGGACATGTTCTCAAGTTTCTCAACCTCTCTAAgcgaaggagaaagaaggaagaaggtgCATTTGGGTGGCAATCCAACCCCCCCAATTTATACCAAGTGCTCCTTTGGATTCACTTCtgtttctccacttttgaatattgtcttttgttctttttaaccAGAAGGGAGATTCGAAGTTAATGTGCGTTATTATTGTGGTCATGATGATAAAGTCGTGGGGGTGAGATTCGTGAGTGGGAAAAAGGGGTTTACGGCGATAAGAGGGGTGGTATTATTGCGCCTGGAAATGGAGCAAAGATGGGTTACTTTTGTGGAGGAAATGGTGATTACCGGGGCCCAAGACTATCATTACCCGTTGCATTAGGAATTCAAAGGCTTTTTTGACTAGGCATGGGCAATTCACTCATTTGTGTTGATGCTCTATGATATCTCAGGCGGTCGAATCTGGAGTTATTAACGGAACAAAAGACGCTTCCTTTGAAGTCACGTCACAAGAGTGAACAAAGCTTTCTAACACTACCGACGCTCTTCACCGGTAGGTCGATTCAAGCCGCACTTCGAATGATTTACTCAAGCGTGAAATCGGTTGTTTTAATGATTTAGATTGTCAAAAATACGACCGAGGTTTGCTTTAAGCATGAGAACCCAATGCATGAAGGTAAACGGAGTTGTCTAAACAATCTGTTTTTCTCCCGTGTCATTGTTGAATCTATAAGTGTTAATAACCCGAGCTCTGATATCAGCATTGAGTAGTTTTGGGCCTTCGGGACGTATTGGTAACCCGAACTCTGATACTAATGTTAGGTGATTTTGGGCCTCTCTCGTCtaaaaagctagctcaaaggacGAGATTTttctcacacttataaatcgaCCGCTAGCCCTTTTCACAACTTATGTGGAATAATCCCAACAATTTCTCAATCACACATCGGACCTTAGGTTGGAGCCACAACGATTCATAGCTCTCCCATGTAATCGTTGGGTTCAAACTTGTTGTAGGTAACTTGAACTCTGATACCGGTGTTGGGTGATTTTAGGCCTCTCTCATCTCAAAAGTTAGCTCAAAGGATGAGGctttccctcatacttataaaccgaccaccagcTCCTTTCACAACCGATGTAGGAAATACCGCAACACATCCTTCGATGCTTTCTTTCACACACACTTATAATTAACAATCGATGTGGGAAAACACAACAACACGGTGTTGGGTGGTCTTAGGTCTCTCTTATCCCAAAAGCCGCCTTAAATGATCAGGCTTTCCCTTACACTTATAAATCGACCACTAGCCCCTTTCACGACCGATATGGGATAATCCCAACAATCTCCCAATCACATATCGGGTTCCGGATCGGAGCCGCAACAACCctattgacacaaaaaatcgGCTTGGGCCTTGGTTGGGCATGGAGCCCACGAAAAGTCACAAGGCCTACCAAGATATGCGCGTTGGTAGCCGACATACGGCAAACCGACTCTCGGTTAGGAATAAATGTCGAGCAGATAAAAGCTCGGTTAAAGAGAAACGTTGATGACATTATTATGCCAATACATGACGCCAATAGTTTTGTAAAGCAATTAGATACATGTTTAAACAGTCTTAAGGATAACAAGAGCAATTATCGAGGCGGATCGTAAAGTTTCGGGATAATGTGCACATGAAGAAAGTTTCAGGATAATGTGCACGTGAAGAAACCGTTGGGAACAATTTTATCTTGCACTCGCCTATAAATAGTTGGAGACGGCTCTTTGTAATGGACTAATCAATCAGCAATTAAACACTTATCTTTTGTTCTGCGATTTATCTTATCAAGCATTTATCTTTATTGCACTTTACTTACTATCTTATTTATCGCTTTTTTCCATTTACTTACTTCCTCTCTGGAATCGCTACAAGGGTCCGTTTAAAACAATAAATTCGAAAGCTCCACGCTTGTCGGTGAAAGGTTTTTTATCGCAGACCATtttcaacaaaacaaaaccGTATCTCTCCCGTTTGATTGTTGGATTCAAAAGTTAGcttaaaggatgaggctttGACCACTATCAACATCGCAATACGGTGTTGGTGGTCAAAATTTTCCCTCACACTTAAAAAACAATCACCAGCCCCTTCCACAATTGATGTGGGATAACTAGGCCTTGGGTCGAAGACGTAAGCGCAACAACCTATATCTCTCCCGTGTGATTATTGGGTCCAAACGTGTTGGTAATCCGAGCTTTGATATCGGTGTTGGGTGGTTTTGAACATCTTTCATCTAAAAGCTAATTTAAAGAATGAGACTTTTTctcatatttataaatcaaCCACCAGCCCTTTCATAATCAATGTGGGACAACTCCAACAAAACACATTGGAATTTAGTCGACGACGCCAATTTAGACATGACAACAACAATGCAGGAATTGAAAGATaacatgtttgtttgtttgtgcaTGTGGGGAGATCTCCAATAATGAAACATTGGTATTTGTACTGTTTACGACATAACTGCGTATGAGCAGTTCTCCTGCAGTTTTAGCTATGCTTCCAAGTCTCTAAGAATCTTGGTTTCATATTGTCACGTCGGCACGATCTCACCCCAGGTGgttgtatttttaaaaaacggtGCCTTAATCTCTTGCACTTTGTCCCTGAGCTACCTCCATTCCTTCTCCCACGATTCGCAGGACTTCATTGCGTTATCCACCGgtgattttaaattttgaatgcAGTAACTAAGTTTCGGCGCCTTTTAGTTAATCTTTCGATCTCCCTTTAATCGGCACCCTTATCGAACGACCTCATCAACCATGCTGTAGTCGACAGCGTAGTCCACATGGCCATCAATACTAACTCAATTTCTGATATTGATAACTTCTAGCCACGTGCTTATTCATGTCAACGACATGGTTAATACTGAGTCAGTGACCTCCATCCGAGGTCCCCGCTGCAACCTCGATTTCAACTCTCCTTAGCCTTTAGCGACCCACGAGGTCGTTGACGTCTGCGGCCTCGATTCAAGGTCACAATGCCATGGGCGACCTCGGATCGAGGCCTCCACGACCGACTTGGAGTCCACACTCAAGACAGAGACAATTGGGCAGGAGATGGAGCTACAAAGACGAAACTAGATCGGGCGACTTCATTGTGATGCTTGCTTGAGGGGGGCTAGGTGACCGGCTGGAGACCGCAGTGGCGGGCGGGGGCGGTGGGGCTGTGGTGGTTGGAGGTGGGTCGTTGGCAATGTCGACAtgttcaatttttaataatattttaacactttttcgtataattttatttatttattttccttttctctatttttcttttttccctttccttttttcttccccttttttttcccttccctcacCCAGCCTCAACTTTTGCCGGCCTCAGACAACGGCCGCCATCGCCGGATCTGGCAAGGGCAACTCTCGCCAGGGGCGGCCCTTCTCGCCCGGGCGATCCGTGGAGCCATCCATTCGCCAAGGCCAATAATATAAGGAGATAAATGCTTAAAATGAATCCTCGAGAAGAGTCGGGCATGGGTTGAAAATTTCGCATTCCACATAAATAGTACATTTTGGGTCGGGTCAATAATGATTCAATCTAAACTCGATCCAACTCATCCATTTGGCGGGCTAACTTTAGTGAACTAGGACAATGGCAcgaggaagaacaaaaaaggacaaaacGAGGGCATGAGCTGGAACAAACCCAGCTCTTTCCTCGCCCCCAATCTTGGAAACTATTCTCCCTTGTTAACAAATTTCTCTCTTTCAGATGTTGACATCATCACCAGGCCATTATCCTGTCACCTGCACGGCCACAAGTCACAACTAATTCTCAAGCCATCCACCACATTTATTTCCACAAGCcaaagcaggaaaaaaaaaaccatcaaacttaggaaaatcaattgaaacgAGAGAAGGAGACATTTTCTTACTTAATTCAGTTTTTCGCCTGTCCAAAATTGGGAGTATTCGACTATTACATCAACGTTGTCTCTCGCCGAAGAAGGCAGTATGGTCCAGCGTACCAGGACTTGCATCGAGAGCATCGTGCGCCTGCAAGAAATATGGTTTAATTATCCGTAGGTCGGTATGCACTCATATTCCTGTATTCATATTTCTGCACGTTTCGCATATTCAAAAACATTTTTAGTTCGTGATTTAATTATAATGGAACACCTGCTGTCTTACTATCTCCGAGTCATAGTGGACAATTGAAATCGAGGACTACTAGGGCCGACCTAAGACGGCAAACTGGAGTTCAGTGccacttttttttcttaaattgttCGGGAATTTGTCGCCATAATTACTATGTAAACACTCTTCCTATCCTTAATTTCAGCTAGAAACCATTGAAGATGTGCGTTTTATCACCGCCACTAACGACCCAACCAGCTCTAAAAGAAGTAATCAGTGATAATCACCAAGAGATGATTCTTTAGTTATCAATGACATATGAATATGGTTATTACTCACAATTCAAGTATTGGTCGTCCTTGTCAATTTCGGATCATATGGTAGTAAGTGATCCATCCCTATTCAATGTGTGATTCGGTTCGATTCGTTCCTATGCCTTTTCTTAATTGTTGAAGTCTATGACAACAAAATGAAGAGACTCGAGGTAATATAGAATATAACCTGGCTCGACATGGGCAATACTTGGGGGCCGGTGGTTGACGGTGTTGGATTCGAGTTCCAATGGCTAGATTCCCCTTTGTCCGGTGCCGAATAGTTGAACCGAGGAAAGAAACTGGCGTCAATGGCGCTCGAAGCTGCTGGGGACAACTGCTGGGGTCTCGGGTTGAAAATTGGGAACGACACAGCTTTGCCCGGCGAAGGAGAAGCGTGAACCGCTGGCGAGTGATGGAATGGCATGACTGGAAGCCCGGTCATGGTATTGCTGAAGCCGTACGACGGTCCCATGAACATGATTGGCCTCGGAgtttgcaagaacaagcattgATTCATGTTATCAATCCCAGTCGCCGATTCCGCCGGTGATACGTATGGATTGAGGGTCGAAGCTCCTCCCACGCCGCCCATCGCTAGCATCTGACACAAAATTGGAGACGTCATGCATCAAAATAGAACGAAAGAAGCAGCAGAAAAATCCCAACCTGAGTCTACTAGACTAACTATACACTAGTCATACGCCCATGAGATAGGGAATTAGGATTCACTTTATATGATTAGTTGAAGCCATTTTGAAAGAATGGGAACCTATAGTTCCGACCAAGAACCGCATGCATAAATCATATAGCTCGAATTATGTGACCTCTCAACTTATTGCAAAATATAAAACACGAGATCAAAGAACGGTAAAATAACTAAATTCTTACAACAACATCTAATTGGGCATGTTCATGTGTTCTTAGAAAATCTTTATAACATCATAATAATTGGTACATAACTTCCAAACAAAGACGTGCACAAGCGAGAAATACTTACTTCGACTTGGAGCTTCAATCTTTTAAGGTATTTAACGGCATCGTCTAGCACCGAAGCTCTGTCGGCCTGGGGGAaagcgaaaagaaaaggaaaaacacacATCAATCGAATGTTTAATGAGTAATCAACCCTAGCTAACATAGCACCAAAATCTAGTTATTTTCGTTTTTCTGCGGTACAATTACTTGAGAGGAAAACATCAAAACACAATTCGATCCCCCCTCCTAAAAACTTCCCTAGAAATGCAAAGCCACAACATTCGTCAATGACTTTTCCGCCGCATGATCAGCCAATTCCTTCCTCATCACGTGATGAGGGAAGATGGTCGATGCTCACGAGTAGCAGACAGATGAAGGGGCACGTGATTTCGCGGAAGAGACAAAGATGGTGAAGATTACCTTGTTGCAGTTGGGTATGAGTTGCTGAAGCGTCTCGATCTTCTCCCTGAATCGGCCCCTTCGTTTCTACATGtgtttatgttttttcaacgTAAACTACAGTTAAAAAAAGAGCTTCGAATGAAGCTAAGTGCAAATAAATTCGAGATAAAGACAACCCTCGTGACAAGCTGGAGGATATCTAACCCTCTCGGACATGTTGTGCAGGTTCGCAGAACGAGTCCTTCTAACCCTTTGATCCTCCAATTCTTCACGCGCCCCATGATCAGCGTCCTACAGTGATAGCAGGTAAAAGTAACATGGtttagcagcagcagcaaagaTGGAACCTTCATTAGTGTGTTGCTAATTTTTCAACGGGGATGATGTCCGAATTCAGACCCGTTTGCTGTGTTCGGCGCTTACGCATCGCCGCAGGTTGTCCATTTCGAAATCGCTCTTTCTTTTGCTTCCGCTTCCGCTCACTTCCGCTCGGTTCGGGTTGCATAAACTATCACAAGAAAGTGGTGGAGTATGTCCCGGCAGAGCCTCGGCTTCCACTCTTGCTGCGTCGACGAGTTGAGAGCTTTGGAAGGCATTAAAAATGCCGTGAAAGCCGTCTACTTGATCGGTTGTGCTGACCCCGAAAGGGGTCGGAGAAGCTGTCTGAAGCCAATAACTGTTGTGCTCAAGAGCACCGGCTTCGGAAAGAGTGGGGACATTCTCGGTGGTATTCATGGAGATGCTCCTGAGATCGCCCTCTTCCCCGGGGGAGGCGGCGTTCCAATCTGGCTCATGGTCGTCCATGGCTCAAAGGTGTAACGTCCCTCGCCTTCCGAGGGTaatgaaaaggaggaaaaatgaACTGACGAGAATAATCGATTCGATCTGCCTATAGCCTTGCGTACACTGTGTGGCATACATATATTGAAACATATTTATAGGCGCAGATATTTGTAATTAAAaggatatttgattttttttttgtgtttaattAAACTGTGCCGATGCACACAAACCTTCTCGTTCACGTATAtctatagggttaataccatggaaaaccccaaaccggtacacttgtgacaaatttaccccaaattatttttttgaccacaaaaaaccccaaactagtacacccgtgacaaatttaccctaaaccggtacacatgtgacaaatttaccctccgttaattttcattatatttaactatcaaattgttgatttagtgacatgtgatagttaacgggtataccaatatggggttttaaccctctatttgttacgggttcatcaatttgagataggtgATCTTGGGATCCGATGCgtacggtctcgtggaaggcaaaagcattagagacgaggtcttcgagccatcgcctttctttgtaagatcgaagacttgctttccgtatcattgttaccaggttatccccatggtctccttggtcgggatcttcgccgctggctgcccctaaggcttacctatttatgtcaaatcgtgaacctccttccttcggtagtctcttcttgtacgatgacaccatccatagcgcacggatgggtggagcaccaagggttgtgtcctcccataccgtagcggaccaaaagccaaaacaaagtgacgatttaatgggggtgaatttgtcacatgtgtaccggtttagggtatttcgtggtcaaaataattagtttagggtaaatttgtcacaaatataccggtttatggtttttgatggtaaaaaaaatagtttgaggtaaatttgtcacatatgtaccagtttggggtttttcgtggtcaaaaaaatagtttggggtaaatttgtcacaggtgtaccggtttagggtttttcatggtattaacccatatCTATAAGACTATATATAGAACAGTGGCCATGGCTCTCaagattaattattttaagtgggAGAAGTTGTGACTTGCGTTGGACAAAACtccttaattgattttgaagccGACAAAGCAATCAATATTCTCTAATatctgagttaatgcaatgaaatactatGTTACGGATTGTCCTAATTACATTCAAAAGCCGAGGAATGATTTTACAGGATTTGATCTTGTAATTCAAACTCGGACCGCGTGACGCAGGAAGAGCTCGGACTCTAAGGAAGTATTTCAGATGCGACATTCAGATTATTTTGATATGAAATCTAAGACGTTATTTTAGAGATATTAAATTATCACAAGAGATAGTAAATCGAGttattaccaaaagaagaattCCGTCTTTGAAAACTCAAATCTTGATTATATGGGCGATCGGATCAACGGGGATTCTAATCTTGTTTCTCAACGGTTACGAAATCATTGTATTGGAGAGTTATCCTCTCAAGGCCTTGCAATGGATAGTTTGAAGCTGGAGGAGTATAAAACGAGACTTCAAGGTTGAAGAGAGTATAAGAACACAAAATCtgaaattccaaagttcaagaaaGTTTTAACGTTCTATATTCGTTATTGATCCAAACATTGTGAATCTTAGAGGTTTTCATTTGGAGTAACTGAGTGTTAGACAGAGCAGTCTATTGACTCAAGGATCATCATCAAATTGTAACATATGAGTTATTcattagtggaatccagccgattggctattAGCATGAAGAAATGGACGTAGGCTTGCTGTAAGTCGAACTACTATAAACTTTATGTGCAAATTATGTATTCCTTAAACCCTCCTCATACTTTTCTTGATAGTTGATCTGTGCACAAACATACTCTGATGTAATCTCGGATCATATTCTCTCGATGAGACTCTGAGCTAAGATCCGAACTTGTATGTTTTGATTTAGCATAAACAAGTTTGAAGACCAAGCCAActcgacaaagaaaaaaaaggtcaaagtaACTACATCTCCTTTGGACCCTGAAGTAAACGGCCACTTTTTAGAGTGTTATAGCCAACAATATTACCTATTTGCCCCTCTAGGTAATAATGCTAGCTACAAAAATTTCGACATATATAATAAGACTATATATCAAAACTATAACATTCTAACTCAAATACAAATGCTTACACAGCCCATATGCTACGACTAGACTCTTCAAACAGATGAATCAAGTTATACATGATCGGACtcaaatagactcatttaactagttttatgacctatttattgcaatgcaaatctagtgacaCATGCCAGTCCCGACACATATCCAATCCGCCCATATCACTAAAtcacttatatatttaatcaaatcttgGAGAATTCATACATAAAGTGAGGTGAGACTACGGAGTGAGCGAGCGGGAAATCGAGTGAGggcgagagagaaggaaaagagagtcATAGAGATTATGAGTTGAGTTTAAGTAAATTGTAAACTCATTTACAATCCATTTGTAACATATTTAACGGTTATACTATGTTTAAATCAATTGATTGAAATATAACTAACCCATTTAATAACTTAATTCATCATATATGaattaaaatatgaatttttgaCTTATTTTAACAGGTCTAGCCACGACTTAGTCCCGTATAGAATCCATAGCTAAAATAGTTTTTTTGAATAACTtgtgatttctttctttgttttccaagGTCGAAGCTCTTTAGTCAGAGCCGCATCAGTTTTGGCACCGTTCACTACGCGTCCCACGAAACCTTCGATGGTGGGATTGGTTGTGTTTGGATGGATCTGGGGTGTACTTGTTGATGACGGGGCAACACACGTAGCCATGCATCGGCAACTCGTGTCGACTGCCCCACTGCGTCGTCCCCTTCATGGCGAGTTGCTGGTTCGGAAGGGACCAAACAGGTGTGTTCGAATATGACCAACTTGTCGTATATTCGTAGGCATATTTGGAGTACGAGGATAATGCATTCTTTTCAAACGAGTAGTTATTAATGGGCTGACCAAATAATGATGCCATATGAGGGTCGGTCGGTCGGGATATTTCTCGTTCAATGAACTGGGGCTTCAGCGTCGAGATCGGCGCGGCTGTATATGCCGACCTATGACTTTGGAAATATCTGAAACTCATTGGATGGATAAGAACTCATATCAGCATACCGACAAGGCGAAGATTTGTAGAATTTGAAAGCTTCATTCGGGTCGAGATGCATGCGAATCCGTGGAACGTGGTTGGCAAAACTTTCACCCATCGCAAACCATGAAATTGCAATTGCGAGCATCAATCAATAGCGACAACTGCTGGCCGGAAAAGAGAATTCAATTCAACAGGGACAGTCTGGTggggaagatggagaaaggagaCAAATCTGGCCTTTTTTCGAAACCTAAAGATAGATCTCTTCGCATAACCAGTTGGCGTCCAACATTTATTCCGGCAACGTCGTTCCAAGGAGTAGAGTATACATTGGCGTACGTTTCCACGTACGCGGACTGATTTGACTCTGACATAATATAAACGAGACAATGTATATTATCTCAATTATAGAGAGAGATATAATCATATCGGCTTCCAAatgcttcttcgattctttatcgtcatctctcttttttcctttctttcttttccttattattTTTGCGGGTCAAGTGGTGTCGGGCCAACTTTCGCACGCTTCAACTAATCCATGTGATCGAACAATCTTAAGGGCATATTTCCCCTAAGGATTTTACTCACGAGGCCGCAAGAAATGAAGCATAGTTCTTCAATATATTAGCCAACACGTCATTGGAGtaactctttttccttttctgtttctttggttttcttttgatttgttACTATCGGCACTGCCCACTGTGATTTTGCTGGTCAAATCGTTAGCCAAAAGTTAGAAGCCTTTAATCTATGTATGAGACCACCGTTTAATCTGTAATCCTTGTGGAGTCTACTGTCTAATGACTTTATCTGCTTTGATCTTGAGTCGTGAATTCTCGTGTAAGAATCAGGCTCTTCTCAAATATGTCTAGCCCTCAAAAGAAATACTAAGGGCCCGtttgtttaaaagaaaattattttcgagaatTATTATCCGAAGTCCCGGTATTCCGATGATGGAAAACTAATCGATctacgaaaaatgtttttcatagaCTGTAAACAACAAGCTTAGATTTTGAGAAAACAGCTTCTCCCATAAGAAAACCTTTTTCCCTAAAccatcaaacaaatgaaaactaaccatCTTCATTTATCACAAAATGTTCATTGAAAAAACTCACCCCAACAGTGATCACGTAAGGAAGCAACTATTTGAGAATAAGGATACGtttatttcactaaaaatttcctgataaaggaaaagattttctacggaaatcattttcaaggaaaacagTTA
The genomic region above belongs to Rhodamnia argentea isolate NSW1041297 chromosome 6, ASM2092103v1, whole genome shotgun sequence and contains:
- the LOC125315549 gene encoding transcription factor PHYTOCHROME INTERACTING FACTOR-LIKE 15-like translates to MDDHEPDWNAASPGEEGDLRSISMNTTENVPTLSEAGALEHNSYWLQTASPTPFGVSTTDQVDGFHGIFNAFQSSQLVDAARVEAEALPGHTPPLSCDSLCNPNRAEVSGSGSKRKSDFEMDNLRRCVSAEHSKRDADHGAREELEDQRVRRTRSANLHNMSERKRRGRFREKIETLQQLIPNCNKADRASVLDDAVKYLKRLKLQVEMLAMGGVGGASTLNPYVSPAESATGIDNMNQCLFLQTPRPIMFMGPSYGFSNTMTGLPVMPFHHSPAVHASPSPGKAVSFPIFNPRPQQLSPAASSAIDASFFPRFNYSAPDKGESSHWNSNPTPSTTGPQVLPMSSQAHDALDASPGTLDHTAFFGERQR
- the LOC115756881 gene encoding non-specific lipid-transfer protein 2-like, with the translated sequence MSKYVLCIVLMFLLVKPEPSTAVTCDPMQLSSCASAISSSSPPSAMCCAKLKEQKPCLCQYMKNPNLQKLINSPNSRKVAIQCGSPFPSC